GAGAGCACCCAGGTACAAGCAGGCAGAGCAGGGAGGTCTCTCACCCTGGGGAAGGGCATTACGAGTGCAGCGAATGTGGCAAAGCCTTCAGTAAGAACTATAAATTCACAGAGCACCTGAGAGTTCACACTGGTGAAAAACCTTATGAGTGCAGTGACTGCGGGAAGTTCTTTAGACACAGCTCCAGTCTTACTCACCATAGGAAGGTTCACACAGGAAAAAGGCTTTATGAGTGCTGTAATTGTGGGAAAGTGTTTGCCCACAAATATAAACTTGTTGAGCACCAGAGAATCCACACTGGAGAAAGATCCTATGAGTGTAATCCATGTGGGAAAGCCTTCCTTCAAAAGGATACACTTGTTCAGCACCAAAAAGTCCACACTGGAGAAAATCCTAAGAGCAGTGAATGTGGGAAGCCCTTCCTTTACAAAAAAAATCTCCTTGTGCATCATAGGATCCATATTGGAGAAAAGCCTTATGGTTGTAGCAAATGTGGGAAGTCATTCATCTTCAAAAAAAGGCTTCTTGATCACCAGCGAATCCACACTGGAGAAAAGCCTTAtatgtgcagtgaatgtgggaaagcctatGTCTACAAAGGAAGTCTTGTTGTGCAtaagagaattcatactggagaaaaGGCTTATGGGTGTAAATGTGGGAAGTTCTTTACAAGCAGCTCTGCCCTCAGTAAACACCAGAATGTTCACACTgcagaaaggccttatgagtgcagtgaatgtgggaaagctttcaaGGTCAAAATTAAACTTGTTGAGCACCAGAGAATCCACACTGGAGAAAGACCCTATGAGTGTAAtcaatgtgggaaagccttcaagCTCAAGTACACACTTGTTCGGCACCAAACTGTCCACACTGGAGAAAAGCCTTTTAATTGCAATGAATGTGGCAAGCCCTTCAGTTACAAAACAAGTCTTCTTGAGCACCAGAGAAtccacactggagaaaggcctcaTACGTGCAGTAAATGTGGGGAAGCCTTTGTCTACAGAAGAAGTCTTGTTGTCCACCAGAGAAtccacactggagaaaggccttatatGTGCAGTGAATGTGGAGAAGCCTTTGTCTACAGAAGAAGTCTTATTGCCCACCAGGGAATCCATACTAGAGAAAAACCTTGAGTGTAGTTCTTTGCAGGCAGCTCCAGGCtcataaaaaacaagaaagttcACACTGGAGAAATGCCCTCCAGACTTATGCTTTCCTTCACTTGAGTTAATATCTAGCAGCATATAGATTAGGTGTCATAGAGGAAGTGAAAATTTAACTTATGTGGAGCCAAACTTTCATAGAGTGGTAGTATCCTGATACAGTCTTACCAGAAGCACCAGAACGTGAGTTCCTGTTGTTTACATTCTTatcaacacttggtatggtcaggCTTTCTAACTTCAGTGATGTAagaggtgtatagtggtatctagTGATTTTAAGTAGTATTTCCCTATTGACATGATGTTGAGTGGTTTTTCATGTGATAATTTCCATTCATAGTTTTTTGAAATTTCTGTTCATATAATTTGTCATCTTAATTACTGAGTTTTGACATTTCTTCATGGATTATTGATTAAGGTCCTCTAATGGAAATATCTGACATTATTTTCATCCAGAATTGGTCTTCTCATTTCAGTAGCTTTTCCAGAGAAAAAGTTTTCAGCTTTAATGGAGTcttatttgtccatttattctcttactgtttatgcttttggtgttCTATCAATAAATGAAAAGTGTTTCCCAAATTTAAAGACAGAAGTTTTTCTATGTTTCCTTCTGAAACTTTAAAGTTTAGgtttttttattgatgtaaatGATTCATATTTAGTTCATTTTTggaagttctttttaaaatatggataccCAGTTGCTGCAGTGATACTGACTTAAATAccttctccactgaattgcttttgtaTCCTCATTGAAGGTCAagcatatgtatatgtttatttctgaactttatCTTCTGTTGCATTTATCTACTTTATTTATGCCAATCCTTTCATGTGTTGAATAATTTGTTGTTATAATATGCCTTGAAATCAAGGTCATGTACTCCTTGgactttctttttcaaagttgttatGGC
This region of Balaenoptera acutorostrata chromosome 19, mBalAcu1.1, whole genome shotgun sequence genomic DNA includes:
- the LOC103008419 gene encoding zinc finger protein 883-like isoform X1, which gives rise to MKAPNRGSSGIVKYEGAELPVSFCWRRFGGLCCVCRTQSSRSLGAAQVTETGKSSRGRRPHSAGVSGIRNLLPEFSGHVTTIIPPRSTGPMATSTLQDPPQVPMVAAAFMVPGQGHVIFEDVAVSFSQEEWGLLNDAQRLLYCDVMLENLSLIASLGCWRAVGTEEAASEQCVSVELVTQDRNPNPDLSILKTLTSETGALVEKDVLYLADHQEVHPGLKPSSSGACGKMFTSHLQQHQKHPIGEKHLRSEENGALLVTSCKVFLPDNMFTCGEVEKAFLGSLGFPQHQPSHYGEHPGTSRQSREVSHPGEGHYECSECGKAFSKNYKFTEHLRVHTGEKPYECSDCGKFFRHSSSLTHHRKVHTGKRLYECCNCGKVFAHKYKLVEHQRIHTGERSYECNPCGKAFLQKDTLVQHQKVHTGENPKSSECGKPFLYKKNLLVHHRIHIGEKPYGCSKCGKSFIFKKRLLDHQRIHTGEKPYMCSECGKAYVYKGSLVVHKRIHTGEKAYGCKCGKFFTSSSALSKHQNVHTAERPYECSECGKAFKVKIKLVEHQRIHTGERPYECNQCGKAFKLKYTLVRHQTVHTGEKPFNCNECGKPFSYKTSLLEHQRIHTGERPHTCSKCGEAFVYRRSLVVHQRIHTGERPYMCSECGEAFVYRRSLIAHQGIHTREKP
- the LOC103008419 gene encoding zinc finger protein 883-like isoform X2, with translation MKAPNRGSSGIVKYEGAELPVSFCWRRFGGLCCVCRTQSSRSLGAAQVPMVAAAFMVPGQGHVIFEDVAVSFSQEEWGLLNDAQRLLYCDVMLENLSLIASLGCWRAVGTEEAASEQCVSVELVTQDRNPNPDLSILKTLTSETGALVEKDVLYLADHQEVHPGLKPSSSGACGKMFTSHLQQHQKHPIGEKHLRSEENGALLVTSCKVFLPDNMFTCGEVEKAFLGSLGFPQHQPSHYGEHPGTSRQSREVSHPGEGHYECSECGKAFSKNYKFTEHLRVHTGEKPYECSDCGKFFRHSSSLTHHRKVHTGKRLYECCNCGKVFAHKYKLVEHQRIHTGERSYECNPCGKAFLQKDTLVQHQKVHTGENPKSSECGKPFLYKKNLLVHHRIHIGEKPYGCSKCGKSFIFKKRLLDHQRIHTGEKPYMCSECGKAYVYKGSLVVHKRIHTGEKAYGCKCGKFFTSSSALSKHQNVHTAERPYECSECGKAFKVKIKLVEHQRIHTGERPYECNQCGKAFKLKYTLVRHQTVHTGEKPFNCNECGKPFSYKTSLLEHQRIHTGERPHTCSKCGEAFVYRRSLVVHQRIHTGERPYMCSECGEAFVYRRSLIAHQGIHTREKP